From Pseudomonas fluorescens, one genomic window encodes:
- a CDS encoding polyamine ABC transporter substrate-binding protein, whose product MVTIKRILGATFCGLTLLASAVQAEQRELRVYNWADYILPSVPKDFAKQSGIKVTWDTFDTNESLEAKLLTGNSGYDLVVPSNQFLETQIKAGVFQKLDKSKLPNWQHQDPELLKLLAKNDPGNQYGVPYMVGTVLIGFNPAKVKAALGENAPVDSWDLVFKPENMEKLKACGVAMLDSPTEILPLALHYLGLDPNSQNPDDYEKAKELMLKVRPYVTYFNSAKYMTDIANGDICVAIGYSGSFYQFGNRAKEAGNGVVVDYRLPKEGAPIWFDTFAIPKSAKNVSEAHEFLNNLLDSKVIAPISDFLGYPNANKDSLPLINKEITGNPNLTPTPEALKKLYVVQPLPQKIERVRTRVWTSIKSDK is encoded by the coding sequence ATGGTCACGATCAAACGCATTCTGGGCGCCACATTCTGTGGGCTGACGCTGCTGGCCAGCGCCGTGCAAGCCGAACAACGGGAGTTGAGGGTGTACAACTGGGCGGATTACATCCTGCCCTCGGTGCCTAAGGACTTCGCCAAACAGAGCGGGATCAAGGTCACCTGGGACACCTTCGATACCAACGAGTCGCTGGAGGCCAAGCTGCTCACCGGCAACTCCGGCTATGACCTGGTGGTGCCGTCGAACCAGTTCCTCGAGACCCAGATCAAGGCCGGGGTGTTCCAGAAACTCGACAAATCCAAGCTGCCGAACTGGCAGCACCAGGACCCGGAACTGCTCAAGCTGTTGGCCAAGAATGACCCCGGCAACCAGTACGGCGTGCCCTACATGGTCGGCACCGTGCTGATCGGCTTCAACCCGGCCAAGGTCAAGGCGGCGCTGGGTGAGAATGCCCCGGTGGACAGCTGGGACCTGGTGTTCAAGCCCGAGAACATGGAAAAGCTCAAGGCCTGCGGCGTAGCGATGCTCGACTCACCCACCGAAATCCTGCCGCTGGCCCTGCATTACCTGGGCCTGGACCCCAACAGCCAGAACCCGGACGACTATGAAAAAGCCAAGGAGTTGATGCTCAAGGTTCGCCCGTACGTGACCTATTTCAACTCGGCCAAGTACATGACCGACATCGCCAACGGCGATATCTGCGTCGCCATCGGTTACTCGGGCAGCTTCTATCAGTTCGGCAATCGGGCCAAGGAGGCCGGCAACGGCGTGGTGGTGGACTACCGGCTGCCGAAGGAAGGTGCACCGATCTGGTTTGACACTTTTGCCATACCAAAGAGCGCGAAGAACGTCTCTGAAGCCCATGAATTTCTTAACAATTTACTAGATTCTAAAGTCATCGCGCCGATCAGCGACTTCCTCGGCTACCCGAATGCCAACAAGGACTCGCTGCCGCTGATCAACAAAGAAATCACCGGCAATCCGAACCTGACTCCGACTCCCGAGGCGCTGAAAAAACTGTACGTGGTGCAGCCGCTGCCGCAGAAAATTGAGCGCGTGCGGACCCGGGTCTGGACCAGCATCAAGTCCGACAAGTAA
- a CDS encoding peptidase U32 family protein — protein sequence MSLPKHHLELLSPARDVSIAREAILHGADAVYIGGPSFGARHNACNEVSDIAQLVEFARRYHARVFTTINTILHDNELEPARKLIHQLYDAGVDALIVQDLGVMELDIPPIELHASTQTDIRTLARAKFLDQAGFSQLVLARELNLQEIRAIADETDAAIEFFIHGALCVAFSGQCNISHAQNGRSANRGDCSQACRLPYTLKDDQGRVVAFEKHLLSMKDNNQSANIRALVEAGVRSFKIEGRYKDMGYVKNITAYYRQRLDDVLEDRPDLARASSGRTAHFFLPDPEKTFHRGSTDYFVSDRKIDIGAFDTPTFTGLPVGVVEKVGKRDMQVVTHEPLSNGDGLNVLVKREVVGFRANIAEARGEFLDDGEKRYRYRVEPNEMPVGLHNLRPNHPLSRNLDHNWQQALLKTSAERRIGLEWVARLREERLELTATSEEGIRASVALEGPFGAANKPEQALEQLRDLLGQLGTTEYHATDVKLDAPTAFFVPNSQLKALRREVIEALTAARVAAHPRGGRKAETSPPPVYPESHLSFLANVYNQKARDFYHRHGVKLIDAAFEAHEETGEVPVMITKHCLRFSFNLCPKQAKGVTGVKTKVAPMQLIHGDEVLTLKFDCKPCEMHVVGKIKGHILDLPQPGSVVGYISPDDLLKTIPRAPH from the coding sequence ATGTCCTTGCCCAAGCATCACCTGGAATTGCTCAGCCCTGCCCGCGATGTCAGCATCGCCCGCGAGGCCATTTTGCATGGCGCCGACGCCGTGTACATCGGCGGCCCGAGCTTCGGCGCGCGTCACAACGCCTGCAACGAAGTCAGCGATATCGCCCAGTTGGTGGAGTTCGCCCGTCGTTATCACGCCCGGGTCTTCACCACCATCAACACCATCCTCCACGACAACGAACTGGAGCCGGCGCGCAAGCTGATCCACCAGTTGTACGATGCCGGCGTCGATGCGCTGATCGTCCAGGACCTGGGTGTGATGGAGCTGGACATTCCGCCGATCGAACTGCACGCCAGCACCCAGACCGACATCCGCACCCTGGCCCGGGCCAAGTTCCTCGACCAGGCCGGTTTCTCGCAGTTGGTATTGGCCCGCGAGCTGAACCTGCAAGAAATCCGTGCGATCGCCGACGAAACCGATGCCGCCATCGAGTTTTTCATCCACGGCGCCCTGTGCGTGGCCTTCTCCGGCCAGTGCAACATCTCCCACGCGCAAAACGGCCGCAGCGCCAACCGTGGCGATTGCTCCCAGGCCTGCCGCCTGCCTTACACCCTCAAGGATGACCAGGGGCGTGTCGTCGCGTTCGAGAAACACCTGCTGTCGATGAAGGACAACAACCAGAGCGCCAACATCCGCGCCCTGGTCGAGGCTGGCGTGCGTTCGTTCAAGATCGAAGGGCGCTACAAGGACATGGGCTATGTGAAGAACATCACCGCCTACTACCGCCAGCGCCTCGACGACGTGCTCGAAGACCGCCCGGACCTGGCCCGCGCGTCCAGCGGCCGCACCGCGCACTTTTTCCTGCCGGACCCGGAAAAGACCTTCCACCGTGGCAGCACCGACTATTTCGTCAGCGACCGCAAGATCGACATCGGCGCCTTCGACACCCCGACCTTCACCGGCCTGCCGGTGGGTGTGGTGGAGAAAGTCGGCAAGCGCGACATGCAGGTGGTGACCCACGAGCCGCTGTCCAATGGTGACGGCCTCAATGTGCTGGTCAAGCGCGAAGTGGTGGGGTTCCGCGCCAACATCGCCGAAGCCCGTGGCGAATTCCTCGATGACGGCGAAAAGCGTTATCGCTATCGGGTCGAGCCTAACGAGATGCCGGTCGGCCTGCACAACCTGCGACCGAACCATCCGCTGAGCCGCAACCTCGACCACAACTGGCAGCAAGCCCTGCTCAAGACCTCCGCCGAGCGACGTATCGGCCTGGAGTGGGTGGCACGCCTGCGTGAAGAGCGTCTGGAACTGACCGCCACCAGCGAAGAGGGCATCCGTGCCAGCGTCGCTTTGGAAGGGCCGTTTGGCGCCGCCAACAAGCCGGAGCAGGCGCTGGAACAACTGCGCGACCTGCTGGGCCAGTTGGGCACCACCGAGTACCACGCCACCGACGTCAAACTCGATGCGCCGACGGCGTTCTTCGTGCCCAACTCGCAGCTCAAGGCGTTGCGCCGCGAGGTCATCGAGGCGCTGACCGCCGCCCGTGTTGCTGCCCATCCACGGGGTGGACGCAAGGCCGAGACCTCGCCGCCACCGGTGTACCCGGAGTCGCACCTGTCGTTCCTGGCCAACGTCTACAACCAGAAGGCCCGGGATTTCTACCATCGTCACGGGGTCAAGCTGATTGACGCGGCGTTCGAGGCCCACGAGGAAACTGGCGAAGTACCGGTGATGATCACCAAGCATTGCCTGCGTTTCTCCTTCAACCTGTGCCCGAAACAGGCCAAGGGCGTCACCGGCGTCAAGACCAAGGTCGCGCCGATGCAACTGATCCACGGCGACGAAGTGCTGACCCTCAAGTTCGACTGCAAACCCTGCGAAATGCACGTGGTGGGCAAGATCAAGGGCCATATCCTCGACCTGCCGCAGCCCGGCAGCGTGGTTGGTTATATCAGCCCGGACGACCTGCTCAAGACCATTCCCCGCGCGCCACACTAA
- a CDS encoding extracellular solute-binding protein, giving the protein MRMTHTLLLAALIAAAPTLHADEKTLRLYNWADYFAEDTLSRFTSETGIKVIYDVMDGSETLEAKMLAGNSGYDLIFPGDTVAERLMRAGSLMPLDPAKLTALNDIEPGLQKLRSHYVHSNQATVPYTWGTIGLTYNAEQIKQRMPDAPVNSLDMLFKPELAKQFADCGISIIDSPDEVLAVVLHYLGREPRSGKREDLAAASELLGKLRPYVRKFQSQPVTDLVNGNLCLSLGYSGDMTQAQRTADSAGKPVHFQYRVPREGTTVWMDTMAVPVDAKHPEYAYTFINFVMRPENMAAISNFTGYPTSSAKARPQVDASMRNNPDIYLDEATYGRLIPGQDIPQADMRARMRTWTKFKTATGQ; this is encoded by the coding sequence ATGCGCATGACCCACACGCTATTGCTGGCGGCCCTGATCGCCGCTGCACCGACCTTGCACGCCGATGAGAAAACCCTGCGCCTGTACAACTGGGCCGACTATTTTGCCGAGGACACCCTGAGCCGCTTCACCAGCGAAACCGGGATCAAGGTGATCTACGACGTGATGGACGGCAGCGAGACCCTGGAAGCCAAGATGCTCGCCGGCAACAGCGGCTATGACCTGATCTTCCCCGGTGACACCGTGGCCGAGCGGCTGATGCGCGCCGGCAGCCTGATGCCCCTGGATCCGGCCAAACTCACCGCGCTCAACGACATCGAGCCGGGCTTGCAGAAGCTGCGCAGCCATTACGTGCATTCGAACCAGGCCACGGTGCCCTACACCTGGGGCACCATCGGCCTGACCTACAACGCCGAGCAGATCAAGCAGCGCATGCCCGACGCGCCGGTCAACAGTCTGGACATGTTGTTCAAACCGGAGCTGGCCAAACAGTTCGCCGATTGTGGGATCTCGATCATCGACTCGCCGGACGAAGTGCTGGCCGTGGTCCTCCACTACCTGGGCCGTGAGCCGCGCAGTGGCAAGCGCGAGGACCTGGCGGCGGCCAGTGAGCTGCTGGGCAAGTTGCGGCCGTACGTGCGCAAGTTTCAGTCGCAGCCGGTCACCGACCTGGTCAACGGCAACCTGTGCCTGTCCCTGGGTTACAGCGGCGACATGACCCAGGCCCAGCGCACCGCAGACAGCGCCGGCAAACCGGTGCACTTCCAGTACCGAGTGCCGCGCGAAGGCACCACGGTGTGGATGGACACCATGGCCGTCCCGGTGGACGCGAAACACCCGGAATACGCCTATACCTTTATCAACTTCGTGATGCGCCCGGAAAACATGGCGGCCATCAGTAACTTCACCGGCTACCCGACGTCCAGCGCCAAGGCCCGCCCCCAAGTCGATGCAAGCATGCGCAACAACCCGGATATCTACCTCGATGAGGCCACCTATGGGCGGCTGATTCCTGGCCAGGACATCCCCCAGGCCGACATGCGCGCGCGCATGCGCACCTGGACCAAATTCAAGACGGCCACCGGCCAGTGA
- a CDS encoding LysE family translocator — translation MLSLLPFLLFAFVASITPGPTNILVLSHSARRGLGATLPLILGACVSAALVVLVVGLGLGETLLRFPRVQQAMTWAGVLWLSWLAWQIFRSPPPSLEAGDAPDRGLSVLAGAGLQVINPKVWMMAVAVASVFAGDGEQTARLLLLSALFLMVCLPCMTVWALLGVGSARVLSSPAAFKRMNHGLALLLLLSAWLGALL, via the coding sequence ATGCTGTCACTGTTGCCATTTCTGCTGTTTGCCTTCGTGGCCTCGATCACCCCCGGCCCGACCAATATCCTCGTGCTCAGCCACAGCGCCCGACGCGGCCTGGGGGCGACGCTGCCGTTGATTCTCGGCGCCTGCGTCTCGGCGGCGCTGGTGGTGCTGGTGGTCGGGTTGGGCTTGGGGGAAACCCTGTTGCGTTTCCCCCGGGTGCAGCAGGCGATGACCTGGGCCGGGGTGCTCTGGTTGAGTTGGCTGGCCTGGCAGATTTTCCGCAGTCCGCCGCCGTCGCTGGAGGCCGGAGACGCGCCGGACCGGGGCCTGAGTGTGTTGGCGGGCGCGGGGCTGCAGGTGATCAATCCCAAGGTGTGGATGATGGCGGTGGCGGTGGCCAGTGTGTTCGCTGGCGACGGTGAGCAGACGGCGCGCCTGCTGCTGTTGTCGGCGCTGTTCCTGATGGTCTGCCTGCCGTGCATGACAGTCTGGGCACTGCTCGGCGTGGGCAGCGCCCGAGTGCTCAGTTCGCCCGCAGCGTTCAAGCGCATGAACCATGGCCTGGCGCTGTTGTTGCTGCTGTCGGCCTGGCTCGGGGCGCTGCTCTAG
- the aguB gene encoding N-carbamoylputrescine amidase — MSLLTIATTQMPCSWDLQHNLDQAEQLVREAAAKGAQVILLQELFATPYFCIEQRHQHLALAQEYGDSPILQRFAALAKELGVVLPLSWFEKAGNAYFNSLSVADADGRLLGVYRKTHIPNAIGYQEKEYFSPGDTGFRVWDTAFGRLGVGICWDQWFPETARCLALLGAEVLLFPTAIGSEPGCADLDSRDHWQMTMRGHAAANLLPVVASNRVGNEVATSDAGLQMRFYGSSFICNHKGKLLVGADRDSTGVLLHSLDLAAMREERLSWGIYRDRRPEMYGALLSHDGRQLNARWNTQGV, encoded by the coding sequence ATGAGCCTGTTGACCATCGCTACCACCCAGATGCCGTGTTCCTGGGACCTGCAACACAACCTCGACCAGGCCGAACAGCTGGTGCGCGAGGCTGCGGCCAAGGGCGCCCAGGTGATCCTGCTGCAGGAGCTGTTCGCCACCCCGTACTTCTGCATCGAACAGCGCCATCAACACCTGGCCCTGGCCCAGGAGTACGGCGACAGCCCGATCCTGCAGCGCTTCGCGGCTTTGGCCAAAGAGTTGGGCGTGGTGCTGCCGTTGAGCTGGTTCGAGAAGGCCGGCAACGCCTATTTCAATTCATTGAGCGTGGCCGATGCCGATGGCCGCCTGCTGGGGGTCTATCGCAAGACCCATATCCCCAACGCCATCGGCTACCAGGAGAAGGAATACTTCAGTCCCGGCGACACCGGCTTTCGGGTCTGGGACACCGCGTTCGGACGCCTGGGCGTGGGCATCTGCTGGGACCAGTGGTTTCCCGAGACCGCCCGTTGCCTGGCCCTGCTGGGCGCCGAGGTGTTGCTGTTTCCCACTGCCATCGGCTCGGAACCGGGTTGCGCCGACCTCGATTCCCGCGATCACTGGCAGATGACCATGCGCGGCCATGCGGCGGCGAACCTCTTGCCGGTGGTGGCGTCGAACCGGGTCGGCAATGAAGTGGCGACCAGCGATGCCGGCCTGCAGATGAGGTTCTACGGCTCGTCATTCATCTGCAACCACAAGGGCAAGCTGCTCGTCGGCGCCGACCGCGACAGCACCGGCGTGCTGTTGCACAGCCTGGACCTCGCGGCGATGCGCGAAGAACGCCTGAGCTGGGGCATCTACCGCGACCGCCGACCGGAAATGTATGGCGCGCTACTCAGTCACGACGGTCGTCAACTCAACGCACGCTGGAACACCCAGGGGGTTTGA
- a CDS encoding agmatine deiminase family protein — translation MPTRRHFIKQVSVVAGLGAMAASGLGLAPRSVLAATGRKWYMPDEGERHQQAFIAFGAQDAIWEDFTGDVQAALGRIARAIADYEPLTVFCRKRERELAEEYCGSHNVTYVITELDDIWMRDIGANFVVDGQGGLGAVDFNFNGWGNKQQHDDDAQVPRLVSDTVGARYLSTELVGEGGGIEVDGHGTGIMTESSWINRNRNPDWSKAEVEQELKERLGLRKIIWLPGIKGKDITDAHVDFYARFVAPGVVIANLDTDPDSYDRKVTLAHLEILKQATDADGRKLQVHTVSPPLKPRNSRFSKNNPDFAAGYINYFVINGAVIAPEFGDKKADTAAYDLLSELYPDREIVQLNIDAISAGGGGIHCVTSHQPKV, via the coding sequence ATGCCGACGCGTCGACACTTCATCAAACAGGTCTCGGTCGTTGCCGGGCTCGGCGCCATGGCGGCCAGCGGCCTCGGTCTGGCGCCCCGCTCGGTGCTGGCCGCTACAGGGCGTAAGTGGTACATGCCCGACGAAGGCGAGCGCCACCAGCAGGCGTTCATCGCCTTTGGCGCCCAGGACGCGATCTGGGAAGATTTCACCGGCGACGTGCAAGCGGCCCTCGGACGGATCGCCCGGGCCATCGCCGACTATGAACCGCTGACCGTGTTCTGCCGTAAACGTGAACGGGAGCTGGCCGAAGAATATTGCGGCAGCCACAACGTCACCTACGTCATCACCGAGCTGGACGACATCTGGATGCGCGATATCGGCGCCAACTTTGTCGTCGACGGCCAGGGCGGGCTGGGGGCGGTGGATTTCAACTTCAACGGCTGGGGTAACAAGCAGCAGCATGACGACGACGCGCAAGTGCCGCGACTGGTCAGCGATACGGTCGGTGCGCGTTACCTGAGCACCGAGCTGGTGGGCGAGGGCGGTGGTATCGAGGTCGATGGTCACGGCACCGGGATCATGACCGAAAGCAGCTGGATCAACCGCAATCGCAACCCGGACTGGAGCAAGGCCGAAGTCGAGCAGGAACTGAAAGAACGCCTGGGCCTGCGCAAGATCATCTGGTTGCCGGGGATCAAGGGCAAGGACATCACCGATGCCCACGTCGATTTCTATGCGCGTTTCGTCGCCCCCGGGGTGGTGATCGCCAACCTTGACACCGATCCCGACTCATACGACCGCAAGGTCACCCTGGCCCACCTGGAGATTCTCAAGCAGGCCACCGACGCCGATGGCCGCAAGCTGCAGGTGCACACCGTTTCGCCGCCGCTCAAGCCGCGCAACAGTCGCTTCAGCAAAAACAACCCGGACTTCGCCGCTGGCTACATCAACTATTTTGTCATCAACGGCGCGGTGATCGCCCCCGAGTTTGGCGACAAAAAGGCTGATACCGCGGCCTATGACCTGCTGTCCGAGCTGTACCCGGACCGCGAAATCGTCCAGCTGAATATCGACGCAATCAGCGCCGGTGGCGGCGGGATTCATTGCGTGACCAGTCATCAACCCAAGGTTTGA
- a CDS encoding MFS transporter encodes MNSINSVHPAEVARLTPSSRWILVSLGLSTLLPSLDTSIANAGLPVLARAFDASFTQVQWVVLTYLLSITALIVGVGRLGDLMGRRRLLLIGVGLFSAASLLCGLAPNLGWLLAGRAIQGLGAAIMLALGMALVGDAVPETRRGRAMGLLGSMSALGTTLGPSLGGVLIASVGWQAIFLINLPLGLLNALLVWRYLPVDGPRTSTGFDLPGTLLLALTLGCFALAITWGQGTLLLPAAVGTALFIWRQAQAKAPLIRFQLLRSGPLSAGLGMTLLVSTVIMSTLVVGPFYLSQGLGLGPLAVGLALSAGPCVAALCGAPAGRLVDRRGAATMTRAGLLGMACASSLLALLPLQAGIIGYLAPILLLTASYALFQAANNSRIMGAIDSQQRGVVAGLLSLSRNLGLISGTAVMGSVFALGAGTRELITAAPTALATGLHWTFALAAGLMVLALVIGLRPSDLRPGRI; translated from the coding sequence ATGAACAGCATCAATTCAGTGCATCCCGCTGAAGTCGCGCGACTGACACCCTCCAGCCGCTGGATCCTTGTGAGCCTCGGACTCTCGACGTTACTGCCGTCCCTCGACACCAGCATCGCCAACGCCGGATTGCCGGTGCTGGCCCGCGCATTCGACGCTTCCTTCACTCAGGTGCAATGGGTGGTCCTGACCTACCTGCTGAGCATCACCGCGCTGATCGTCGGCGTTGGTCGTCTGGGCGATCTCATGGGGCGGCGGCGCCTGCTGTTGATCGGCGTTGGTCTGTTCAGTGCCGCCTCGTTGCTCTGCGGCCTGGCGCCGAATCTTGGCTGGCTGCTGGCCGGGCGGGCGATCCAGGGGCTGGGCGCGGCGATCATGCTGGCGCTGGGCATGGCGCTGGTCGGCGATGCGGTGCCTGAGACGCGGCGCGGCCGTGCCATGGGCCTGCTGGGGTCGATGTCGGCGCTGGGGACAACGCTGGGGCCATCATTGGGCGGGGTGTTGATTGCCAGTGTAGGCTGGCAGGCGATATTCCTGATCAACCTGCCGCTGGGGTTGCTCAATGCCCTGCTGGTGTGGCGTTACTTGCCGGTCGATGGGCCGCGAACGTCGACGGGCTTCGACCTGCCCGGAACCCTGCTGTTGGCGCTGACACTGGGCTGTTTCGCGCTGGCCATAACCTGGGGGCAGGGCACTCTGTTGTTGCCAGCGGCAGTGGGGACTGCGCTGTTTATCTGGCGCCAGGCGCAGGCCAAGGCGCCGCTGATCCGCTTCCAACTGCTGCGCAGCGGCCCACTCAGTGCCGGTCTGGGCATGACGCTGTTGGTGTCGACCGTGATCATGTCAACGCTGGTGGTCGGCCCGTTCTACCTCAGCCAGGGCCTGGGCCTCGGTCCACTGGCGGTCGGCCTGGCGTTATCGGCAGGGCCGTGCGTCGCGGCGCTCTGCGGGGCGCCAGCGGGACGCCTGGTAGATCGCCGTGGCGCAGCAACCATGACTCGCGCCGGATTGCTCGGCATGGCCTGCGCTTCGAGCCTGCTGGCCTTGTTGCCGCTGCAGGCCGGGATCATCGGTTACCTCGCGCCGATCTTGCTGCTAACCGCCAGCTATGCACTGTTCCAGGCCGCGAATAACAGCCGAATCATGGGCGCGATTGATTCGCAGCAGCGCGGCGTGGTGGCCGGCTTGCTCAGCCTGTCGCGCAATCTGGGGTTGATCAGCGGGACGGCGGTGATGGGCAGCGTCTTTGCCCTGGGCGCCGGCACCCGCGAACTGATCACGGCCGCGCCGACCGCGCTAGCCACCGGGTTGCACTGGACGTTTGCGCTGGCGGCGGGGTTGATGGTGTTGGCGCTGGTGATCGGATTGCGGCCGTCAGACCTGCGCCCCGGCCGCATCTGA
- a CDS encoding AraC family transcriptional regulator, with amino-acid sequence MNDQHWIELSQDADTGIESIRAHFQGHAYDPHWHDSFLVGVTEQGVQQFNCRRMKHLSTPGKVFMLEPGEIHDGHAPTEEGFTYSMLYFDPDWLERELRSLFEHAPASAQLGFADTLSQDPPLAGAITQAFQALHEGDLRIVRQSATDNLLSALTRHLDWRQRLPVDPRLPRVAQVARDYLQAHAFEDIGLDQLAQVCGVDRFRLSRAFKAAFGLAPHAYLIQLRLAKARLWLARGETPAQVASALGFADQSHLGRWFRRAYRLTPADYRKRCSNLPD; translated from the coding sequence GTGAACGATCAGCACTGGATCGAACTGTCGCAAGATGCCGATACCGGGATCGAGTCGATCCGTGCCCATTTCCAAGGCCACGCTTACGACCCGCACTGGCACGACAGCTTCCTGGTGGGCGTCACCGAGCAGGGCGTGCAGCAGTTCAACTGCCGGCGGATGAAGCATCTGAGTACGCCGGGCAAGGTGTTCATGCTCGAGCCTGGGGAGATCCACGACGGCCATGCGCCGACCGAGGAAGGCTTCACCTACTCGATGCTGTATTTCGATCCGGATTGGCTGGAGCGCGAACTGCGCAGCTTGTTCGAGCATGCGCCGGCCAGCGCGCAGTTGGGCTTCGCCGACACCCTGAGCCAGGACCCGCCACTGGCGGGCGCCATTACTCAGGCGTTCCAGGCGCTGCATGAGGGCGACCTGCGCATCGTCCGCCAGAGCGCCACCGACAACCTGTTGAGCGCGCTGACCCGGCATCTCGACTGGCGCCAGCGCCTGCCGGTCGACCCGCGTTTGCCTCGGGTGGCGCAGGTGGCCCGCGATTACTTGCAGGCCCATGCCTTTGAAGACATCGGCCTCGATCAACTGGCGCAGGTCTGCGGGGTCGATCGTTTCCGCCTCAGCCGTGCATTCAAGGCCGCCTTCGGCCTGGCGCCCCATGCCTACCTGATCCAGCTTCGCCTGGCCAAGGCGCGCCTGTGGCTGGCCCGTGGCGAAACCCCGGCGCAGGTCGCCAGTGCCCTGGGGTTTGCCGATCAGAGCCACCTGGGGCGCTGGTTCCGCCGAGCCTATCGGCTGACCCCGGCGGATTACCGCAAGCGCTGCTCAAACCTTCCAGACTGA
- a CDS encoding LysR family transcriptional regulator: protein MSTPDLNLLFTLDALLAEGSVARAAQRLHLSPSAMSRALARLRKVTGDPLLVRAGRGLVPTPRAIELRERVQRLVDEAQSLLRPVEQLDLSQLVRTFTLRTSDGFVENFGPALIQRLRQKAPGVRLYFRQKLNKDSAPLRDGSVDLDTGVVVPATRPELHSRILFEDRFVGVVRNGHPLSQGEITAERYINGQHIQVSRRGLATGLLDETFNQQGWQREVVSLVSGFSAALALTRDTDLIATLPERHTRHLRNDCFSFALPLPTPTIQLSMIWHPRMDADPAHRWLRACLRQVCNEVLGL, encoded by the coding sequence ATGTCCACTCCCGACCTGAACCTGCTGTTCACCCTCGATGCCCTGCTCGCCGAAGGCAGTGTCGCGCGCGCTGCCCAGCGCTTGCACCTGAGCCCCTCGGCCATGAGCCGGGCGTTGGCACGTCTGCGCAAGGTCACCGGCGACCCACTGCTGGTGCGCGCCGGTCGCGGTCTGGTGCCGACGCCTCGGGCCATCGAGCTGCGCGAACGGGTGCAACGACTGGTGGACGAAGCACAAAGCCTGCTGCGGCCTGTCGAGCAACTGGACCTCAGTCAGTTGGTGCGCACCTTCACCCTGCGCACCAGCGACGGCTTCGTCGAAAATTTCGGCCCGGCGCTGATCCAGCGTCTGCGTCAGAAAGCGCCCGGCGTGCGCCTGTATTTCCGGCAAAAGCTGAACAAGGACAGCGCGCCGTTGCGCGATGGCAGCGTCGACCTCGATACCGGCGTTGTCGTTCCCGCGACCCGCCCGGAACTGCACAGCCGCATCCTGTTCGAGGATCGCTTCGTCGGCGTGGTGCGCAACGGTCACCCCTTGAGCCAGGGCGAAATCACTGCCGAACGCTACATCAACGGCCAACACATTCAGGTCTCCCGGCGGGGACTGGCCACCGGCCTGCTGGACGAGACATTCAACCAGCAGGGCTGGCAGCGCGAGGTGGTGAGTCTGGTCAGCGGATTTTCCGCGGCGCTGGCGCTGACCCGCGATACGGACCTGATCGCCACATTGCCCGAGCGCCACACCCGACACCTGCGCAATGATTGCTTCAGCTTCGCCCTGCCCCTGCCGACCCCGACCATTCAGCTGTCGATGATCTGGCACCCACGGATGGACGCCGATCCGGCGCATCGCTGGTTGCGCGCCTGCCTGCGGCAAGTCTGCAACGAGGTGCTCGGCCTCTAG